In Bradyrhizobium lablabi, one DNA window encodes the following:
- a CDS encoding NAD(P)H-dependent flavin oxidoreductase → MNRVLVDTGARYPIVQAPMGWIARTQLASAVSRAGGLGIIETSSGETEACQAEINQMKALNLPFGVNLPIRFLRDDAMLKFVCNSGVKFVTTSAGSPAKFIAPLKAAGITVYHAVPTVETALKCVDAGVDGLVVEGAEGGGFKNPEEVSTLVLLQGIRARTDVPMIAAGGICDGRGMAAAFALGAEGIQMGTRFVSCSESPVHANYKNAIVEASETGTLVLNKKSTPCIRALKSERTKAIHEAGLMAPDALKGIRQLYFHGDMEAAPALAGQSAGLIDQVKPAKEIIEETVAQFFAITGRLGGLAAAGGFG, encoded by the coding sequence ATGAACCGCGTTCTCGTCGATACCGGCGCTAGATACCCTATTGTGCAGGCCCCGATGGGCTGGATCGCGCGCACCCAGCTTGCCTCCGCAGTGTCGCGCGCGGGCGGGCTCGGCATCATCGAGACGTCGTCGGGCGAAACCGAGGCCTGTCAGGCTGAAATCAACCAGATGAAAGCGCTGAACCTGCCGTTCGGCGTCAATTTGCCGATCAGGTTTCTGCGCGACGATGCGATGCTGAAATTCGTCTGCAACTCCGGCGTCAAATTCGTCACCACGTCCGCCGGCAGCCCGGCGAAATTCATCGCGCCGCTGAAGGCCGCGGGTATTACGGTCTATCATGCGGTACCCACCGTCGAGACCGCGCTGAAATGCGTCGACGCGGGCGTCGATGGGTTGGTGGTGGAAGGCGCCGAGGGCGGCGGCTTCAAGAATCCGGAGGAAGTCTCGACGCTGGTGCTGCTGCAGGGCATCCGCGCGCGCACCGACGTACCGATGATCGCCGCCGGCGGCATCTGCGACGGCCGCGGCATGGCGGCGGCGTTTGCGCTCGGCGCCGAGGGCATCCAGATGGGCACGCGCTTTGTCAGCTGCAGCGAGAGCCCGGTGCACGCCAACTACAAGAATGCGATCGTCGAGGCCAGCGAAACCGGCACGCTGGTGCTCAACAAGAAATCGACGCCATGCATCCGCGCGCTGAAGTCGGAACGCACCAAGGCCATTCATGAAGCTGGTTTGATGGCACCCGATGCGTTAAAGGGAATTCGCCAGCTCTACTTCCACGGCGACATGGAAGCCGCTCCCGCGCTCGCCGGGCAATCGGCGGGGCTGATCGATCAGGTGAAGCCGGCGAAAGAGATCATCGAGGAAACGGTGGCGCAGTTTTTCGCCATTACCGGCAGGCTCGGCGGATTGGCCGCGGCAGGGGGCTTTGGATGA